A stretch of Perognathus longimembris pacificus isolate PPM17 chromosome 1, ASM2315922v1, whole genome shotgun sequence DNA encodes these proteins:
- the Tmem268 gene encoding transmembrane protein 268: MACEPQADPGGAAGPLPTSSPAWSALSRGSPPPWGQELHNGQVLTVLRIDNSCAPISFDLGIAEEQLQAWGIQIPAEQYRSLVENALLEPQVRRYLIYNSRPMRLAFAAVFYMVVWANIYSTSQLFALGRHWAGVLLATLAAVSVTLTLVLIFERHQKKANTNTDLRLTAANGGLLRHRVLLGVTDAVEGCQSVIQLWFVYFDLENCVQFLSDHIQEMKMSQESLLRSRLSQFCVVMETRVSPTADGPEDVEDAPLLPSGPAPQERPLIQTQLHQLVPEAEPEEMARQLLAVFGGYYTRLLVTSQLPQNMGTRHTDSPRFPCPCQLIETHLLGTGCCPLLTR, translated from the exons ATGGCCTGTGAGCCGCAGGCGGACCCTGGAGGGGCAGCCGGCCCTctgcccacctcctcccctgcctggaGCGCCCTGTCCAGGGGGAGCCCTCCTCCCTGGGGACAAG AGCTTCACAATGGCCAGGTCCTTACAGTGCTCCGGATTGACAATTCCTGTGCACCGATCTCCTTTGATCTGGGAATCGCAGAGGAGCAGCTACAGGCCTGGGGCATTCAG ATCCCTGCTGAGCAGTACAGGAGCCTGGTGGAGAACGCGCTCCTGGAGCCCCAGGTGAGGCGGTACCTCATCTACAACTCCAGGCCCATGCGGCTGGCCTTTGCTGCG GTGTTCTACATGGTGGTATGGGCCAATATCTACTCCACCAGCCAGCTGTTTGCTCTGGGCAGGCACTGGGCAGGCGTGCTACTTGCGACCCTGGCTGCAGTGAGTGTGACCCTGACTCTCGTGCTCATCTTTGAGAGGCATCAGAAGAAG GCCAACACGAATACGGATCTACGGTTGACGGCAGCCAATGGAGGCCTCTTGAGGCACCGGGTGCTGCTGGGGGTGACAGACGCCGTGGAAGGATGCCAGAGTGTGATCCAG CTCTGGTTTGTCTACTTTGACCTGGAGAATTGTGTGCAGTTTTTGTCTGACCACATTCAGGAAATGAAGATGAGCCAGGAG TCCTTGCTGAGAAGCAGATTGAGCCAGTTCTGCGTTGTCATGGAGACGAGGGTGAGCCCCACGGCCGACGGGCCGGAAGATGTTGAAGATGCCCCTCTCCTGCCCAGTGGCCCTGCACCTCAGGAGAGACCACTCATACAGACCCAGCTCCACCAGCTCGTCCCTGAGGCTGAGCCCGAG gaAATGGCCCGGCAGCTGCTGGCAGTGTTTGGTGGCTACTACACCCGGCTCCTTGTGACCTCCCAGCTTCCCCAGAACATGGGCACACGACACACGGACTCGCCAAGGTTTCCATGTCCCTGCCAACTCATAGAAACCCATCTCCTGGGCACAGGGTGCTGCCCACTGCTGACCAGGTGA